The genomic region CTTTAACGCCCGAGTAAGCCGAGTACGGCTCAATCCGCAGCGACCCTTTGTTGCCGACCACGTGCAGGTTGTTCATGTTCATCCCGAAACTGGTCTGCACCGCCGCCCGCGCCCCACTGGGGAAAACAAGCTGGGCCATTGTGGTTTCGTCGAGGCCGTTTTTGTAAATATCCGGGCGGTTGGTAAACTGCTGGGCCGTCACCGAAATCGGCTCTTCGCCTGTTGCCAGCCGGGCTCCCTGCAGCACATATACGCCCATGTCGTACATCACGCCGCCGCCCAGCTCTTTCTTCTGTTTCCAGTGGGTCGTCCGCGCGTCAAAATAGCCCGCCGAGCAGTTCACCATCTGAATTTTTCCGATGGCTCCGTCGCGCAGCATTTTCACGTACTCCTGGGTGTTGGGGTCGTGGTGCAGGCGGTACCCGACAGCCAGCGACCGTTTGTTGCTCCGGCAGGCGTCGATCATGTCCTGGCATTCCCGTTCGGTCATGGCCATTGGTTTTTCCACCCAGACGTGTTTGCCCGCTTTGGCCGCCCGGATGACGTACTCCCGGTGCATGGAAGGCGGCAGCACGACGTAGACCACGTCGATATCCGGGTTGTTGGCGATCTGGTCGAAGTTCTGGTAGTTGTAGACGTTTTTCGCCGGAATGTTGTACTTCTTCGTCCATTGTTCGGCTTTGGAAGGGGTGCCGGTGACGATGCCTGCGAGGTAGCAGTTTTTGGTCTGTTGCAGGGCCGGAGCCAGCAGATCGGTGCTGTAATAACCCAGTCCGACCAGCGCCACGCCCAGTTTGTCTTTTTTCGGCGAAAGCGGGATCGACAGCGGCGAAAAGGCCACCGAAGCAGCCATCAGCGAGGAAGAATGGAGGAAATTTCTGCGGTCCATTGTTTTTACGTTAAAAGTTTAGGGTTTATAGTTCAAAGTTTAGGGTTTATGGTTCATAATTATTCTGCTTAAATCCCAATTCGCTGGTTAAGCAGAGCAACTATAAACTATAAACCCCACACTTTAAACCCTAAACTATAAACTTTTTACTTCTTATCCGCGTATTCGCGGTCTTCGTAGGCGTAGCCGTACTGTTTGAGGACGTCGTCGGGGACGCCGGCCCACTCGTTGGGGGTGTTGCCCATGTAACCGAGGTCCTTGATGCCCATCTGGCTAGTGAAGAAGCCGGTGGCCACCATCCCGCGCATCATGTTGAAGAAAGACACGCCCTGGCTCAGTCCGGGTTTGACCTCCTGGGGGTAAGCAATGTCCTCCACCATTTCGATCTGCTGGGCTTTGGTGCACTGCACAAACGGCTTGCCGTGGCGCTTCACCATCTGGTTATCGAGCCAGCGCAGGCCGCCCCGCATGGGGGTCTGGTTGCGGGGCTGGTCTTTCATCATAAATTCGATGAAGGCCGGAACGCCCGCCTGCGAGGCACTCCCCGACCGGGCATCCGCCGGGATGATAATGTCCGACAGGACGGTAACCGTCTGCAGTTCCTGCGGCGTGAAGAATTTCTCCGCCATCAGTTTGGCATCCCGTTCGGCCTCGAACGGCTGCCGTCCACCCGGCACCTTAACGGGTTTCACATCGGGTGGTGCCGGTACCGCCGCCTCGACCGGCATCACCGCCGCCCCCAGCATCGTCACCGGAAGTCCTTTAAGAATATCTCTGCGTTTCATGGCTTTCTGGTTTTGAAGTTTAGGGTTTATAGTTTTCGTAGGCCGGGGCTTCTTCCATAAACTTTGTTCCCCGGTAGCTCCCGTCGGCGAGGTATTTCACAGGCTGACCAGTAAACACGATTAGTCAGCTTTCGGGTGTGCTGCCAAACCTGTAAATCTTCAAATCGCTGGACCGTCGCCATGAGCCTGACTTTAAACTATAAACCCTAAACTATAAACATTAAATGTTTTTCTGCTTTACCTGTTCAACGATGTAATCCGACGTGCGCATGGAGCTGGCCAGGATGGTCCAGGTTACGTTTTTGTCGCCCTGCGAAGGGAACGGTGCGGCATCGACCACGAAGAGGTTCTTCACGTCGTGAGCCTGCTGGAACTTGTTCAGGGCCGATGTTTTCGGGTCGTTGCCCATGCGGGCCGTCCCCACTTCGTGGATGATCTTGCCGGGTTCGGCCAGGCCATAATTGCTTTCGGCACCGGGCTTTCGGCCAAACGGAATGGCACCCATGTTGTGCAGCATTTCTTCAAACGTATCCTGCATGTGCTTGGCCTGCTTGATTTCGTAATCCGACCATTTGTAATGGAACCGCAGCACCGGAATGCCGTATTTGTCCACCTTGTCGGGGTCGATTTCGCAGTAGTTGCTTTCCAGAGGCACCGGCTCGCCCCGACCGGCCATGTGCACGGCGGCCCCGTAGAAGCGGCGGAAGTCGTCTTTCAGGCTCGCGCCGTACCCACCGGCTTTCTTCGGCTTACCGTCGCGGCCCGGCACTGCGCCGTTGTAGCCCTCAATGCCCCAGCCAAAACCGTACGAAGGCATGCCCATGCCGCCGCCGTACTCAATATGGTACCCGCGCGGGAAGTCCAGTTTGGAGTTGTCGAGCCACCAGGGGGTGTAGATGTGCGCCCCGCCGACGCCGTCTTCGTTGTACCGCTTGCGGTCCATCAGGGCCGGAATGAAGCCACCCCGGGAAGCCCCCGTTGAGTCGTTCAGGTACCGGCCGACCACGCCGCTTGAGTTGGCGAGGCCATTGGGGAAGCGCGACGATTTGGAGTTCAGCAGCAGACGGGCCGTTTCGCAGGCCGAAGCCCCCAGCACCACCACTTTGGCCTTCACCTGAATCTCCTGCAGCGACTTGGTGTCCACGTAGCTGACGCCCGTTGCCAGGCCCGTCGTCTGGTCGGTCAGCACTTCGCGCACCATGGCGTTGGTAATCAGCGTCACGTTGCCGGTCTGGATGGCCGGTTTGCAGAGGACCGAGGACGAAGAGAAGTCGGCGTAGGCCTGACAGGCGCGGCCGCACTGGGCGCAGTAGAAACACTTGCCCCGCTCGTTGTTGATGGGCTGCGTCAGGATCGAAAGGCGCGACGGAATTACCGGAATACCCAGCCCCGTACCGGCTTTTTTGATCATCAGTTCGTGCAGACGCGGCTTCGGCGGCGGCAGGAAGATGCCGTCCGGTTCGTTGCGGCGGCCTTCTTTGGAGCCGAAAATCCCGATGAGCCGGTCTACCTTGTCGTAATACGGGGAAATGTCATCGTAGCCGATCGGCCAGTCTTCCCCGATGCCGGTCAGCGATTTCCGCTTGAAGTCATCCGGACCAAAGCGTAGCGAAATCCGTCCCCAGTGGTTGGTCCGGCCGCCGAGCATCCGCGAGCGGAACCAGTAGAATTCGGTACCGGCTTTGGTCGTGTACGGTTCGCCGTCAATGTCCCAGCCGCCCCAGGCCGCATCAAAATCGCCGAAAGCACGGGTGGTACTCGCCCCGCGACGGGGTGATTCGTAAGGCCACTTGAGCTGCGTAATGTACTTGGGATCAGCAGGGTCGAAGTATCCGCCCGCCTCTAGCAGCACGACCTTAGCTCCGGCTTTGGAAAGCATATAGGCCGCCATACCGCCACCGGCACCGGACCCGACAATGGCCACGTCGTAAAGCACCGGGGCTTTTTTAAGCTGAAAAACGTCCATTCGATTGAGGATTGACTATGAGTAACAGTAGTTAGGTAATTGGTTAGTCACAAAAGCAGGTAACCCGGTTTACATACTGCCTTTTTAGGGGCCGATGTAGAACAGATTCCCGCAGGGAGGCTAATTTAACCCGTTCCTTTCCTCGATCCGGCGTTTCTTTTTCTCGATTAACTGCTTTTCGGCGGCGGAGGAAGTCAGCCCCAGAGCCCGGTCGTAGTGCGCCCGGGCCCGGTCCGCCTGGCCGGTTTGCTGGTACAGATCGGCCAGCAGCGTGTGGTAATACTGATTTGTCTCCAGCCCTTCAAGGCGCAGCACGGCGATCAGCGCCTCCAGCGGCCCTTCGACCTCCCAAAGGGCCACGGCCCGGCTGAGCGCGACAACCGGCGAAGGGTATTGTTCGAGCAGGGCGTCGTAATACTGCAGAATTACGGGCCAGTTTGTCGCTTCGTAGCGGGGTGCCAGCGCATGCTGGCAGGCAATGGCGGCTTCGAGGTGGTAACGGCTGAGGGTATCGCCCCGGGCCGATTGGGCCAGGTGGTGCCCCGCCCGGTCGAGCAGCGGACGGCTCCAGGTGGTCCGGTCCTGGTCTTTCAGCAGCACAATGGCCCCCGTCCCGTCGGTTCGGGCGTCGAAGCGGGCGGCCTGAAAACACATCAGCGCCAGCAGGGCGTGCGCCTCGGGTGCCTCCAGTTTGGGGTGCTGCGTGACCAGCAGACAAAGCCGCATGGCTTCCAGGCAGAGGTCGCGGCGGATAAGTTCGTCGGGATGTGAGGAGTTGTACCCTTCGTTAAACAGCAGATACAGGCTGTTCAGCACCGCATCGAGGCGGGCGGGCAGCTGCGTTCCCTGCGGCACCTCCAGCCGGATTTCCCCCGACCGGATTTTTTCCTTTGCCCGGTAGAGGCGTTTGGTGATCGTCTCGTCGGAGGTGAGAAACGCATTGGCGATTTCACGGACGCTCAGGCCGCACAGGATTTTGAGGCACATCGTCACCTGCGACTCAAAGGCAATTGACGGGTGGCAGCAGGCAAACAGCATCCGGAGTTGGCTGTCGGTGATTTCGTCTTCGAAGAAAAAATGGTCCATCGCCTCCTCGGTCTGCACAAATCCGTTGTCGGTCCACGCTTCGCCAATCTGTCGCAGGGTCTTTTCCCGCCGCAGCGCATCCAGCGCCTTGTTTTTTGCCACGCGGTACAGCCAGGCCGAGGGTTGTTCCGGGATTCCGGCGAGGGGCCAGCTTTTCAGCGCCTGAATCATCGTTTCCTGCACAATGTCCTCGGCCACCTCCAGCCGGTCGAACCCCAGCAAGCGCGTCAGCGCCGCCACCATCCGCCCCGCCTCATGGCGGAAAAGATGGTCAACCAGATGGCGGCTGTCGGGTGGGGTGGGCATGGGTGGAAGGGAATGACTGAATGGCTGAATGACTGAATGACTGAAACATTGAATTTTGAATGTTGAATGTTGGCTCTGCCTCAGTTTCAGGCTTGCGGAGTTAATCAGCCATTCAGTTATTCAGCCAATCAGTCATTCAGCCATTCAGTCATTCAAAATTCAATCATTCAAAATTAATTAAACTGCTGAATCTACCGCACTTCCACCGAACCGTGGCTATCGAAGATGGGGCAGCCGCTGGCGAGGGCGACGGCTTCGTCGAAGCTGGCGGCGCTGATGAGGGTGTAGCCGCCGACGATTTCCTTGCCTTCTGTATAGGGCCCGTCGGTCACGACCGTCCCGCCGCCGTTGATGACTTTGCCGTGGGGCAGCAGCGCCTCGGTGCCATGCATTTTTCCCTGCGCGGCCAGACCGCCGATCCAGGTGTTCCATTTCTCAATTTCGGCCTGCATGGCTTCCGGCGACATGTCCAGAAATGCGGTTTCGTTGGGGATGGCGTTGTGAAAAATGAGCATGAACTTTTCCATTGTGATTGATTAGTTAGTGGTGATTAATTGGTTTTCGCAATAAAGACGAGCGGCCAGAGGAGAACCGGACAGGTCTTTCGAAAAATAATTGAAAATTTTTTCGGGAAGCAGAAAACGGCTCCGGAAAGCGCGGTGGACAACCGTTTACACAATCAAATGTACTTTTTCTGGCTGTTTCTGTAGTTTGGCGGCGAACACACCTCACCACAATCGTGCAATCCTCAAAAACACCGCTTATGAGCCTGGTTCGCCGGGCTTTCCGGCTGGCTATTGCCTCCCGCCAGCCCGGCGCACTGCCCGCCGATGAACTGCTCGACCAATGGCAGGAACAGCAGAACCGCCGCCATTTTCTTCGTTCCGCGGGCCAGCTGGGCCTTGCCGTGGGCGGCCTCAGTCTGCTGAACGCCTGCCGACCCGAAACGCTGGTTGAACCAGAGCCGCCCGCGGGTGCCCGGCATTCGTCGGCCCGCAAACCGGGCGGGGCTTCCGTGGCCATTATCGGCGGCGGCATTGCCGGGCTGG from Tellurirhabdus rosea harbors:
- a CDS encoding GMC family oxidoreductase, whose translation is MDVFQLKKAPVLYDVAIVGSGAGGGMAAYMLSKAGAKVVLLEAGGYFDPADPKYITQLKWPYESPRRGASTTRAFGDFDAAWGGWDIDGEPYTTKAGTEFYWFRSRMLGGRTNHWGRISLRFGPDDFKRKSLTGIGEDWPIGYDDISPYYDKVDRLIGIFGSKEGRRNEPDGIFLPPPKPRLHELMIKKAGTGLGIPVIPSRLSILTQPINNERGKCFYCAQCGRACQAYADFSSSSVLCKPAIQTGNVTLITNAMVREVLTDQTTGLATGVSYVDTKSLQEIQVKAKVVVLGASACETARLLLNSKSSRFPNGLANSSGVVGRYLNDSTGASRGGFIPALMDRKRYNEDGVGGAHIYTPWWLDNSKLDFPRGYHIEYGGGMGMPSYGFGWGIEGYNGAVPGRDGKPKKAGGYGASLKDDFRRFYGAAVHMAGRGEPVPLESNYCEIDPDKVDKYGIPVLRFHYKWSDYEIKQAKHMQDTFEEMLHNMGAIPFGRKPGAESNYGLAEPGKIIHEVGTARMGNDPKTSALNKFQQAHDVKNLFVVDAAPFPSQGDKNVTWTILASSMRTSDYIVEQVKQKNI
- a CDS encoding RNA polymerase sigma factor yields the protein MPTPPDSRHLVDHLFRHEAGRMVAALTRLLGFDRLEVAEDIVQETMIQALKSWPLAGIPEQPSAWLYRVAKNKALDALRREKTLRQIGEAWTDNGFVQTEEAMDHFFFEDEITDSQLRMLFACCHPSIAFESQVTMCLKILCGLSVREIANAFLTSDETITKRLYRAKEKIRSGEIRLEVPQGTQLPARLDAVLNSLYLLFNEGYNSSHPDELIRRDLCLEAMRLCLLVTQHPKLEAPEAHALLALMCFQAARFDARTDGTGAIVLLKDQDRTTWSRPLLDRAGHHLAQSARGDTLSRYHLEAAIACQHALAPRYEATNWPVILQYYDALLEQYPSPVVALSRAVALWEVEGPLEALIAVLRLEGLETNQYYHTLLADLYQQTGQADRARAHYDRALGLTSSAAEKQLIEKKKRRIEERNGLN
- a CDS encoding YciI family protein, giving the protein MEKFMLIFHNAIPNETAFLDMSPEAMQAEIEKWNTWIGGLAAQGKMHGTEALLPHGKVINGGGTVVTDGPYTEGKEIVGGYTLISAASFDEAVALASGCPIFDSHGSVEVR
- a CDS encoding gluconate 2-dehydrogenase subunit 3 family protein, producing MKRRDILKGLPVTMLGAAVMPVEAAVPAPPDVKPVKVPGGRQPFEAERDAKLMAEKFFTPQELQTVTVLSDIIIPADARSGSASQAGVPAFIEFMMKDQPRNQTPMRGGLRWLDNQMVKRHGKPFVQCTKAQQIEMVEDIAYPQEVKPGLSQGVSFFNMMRGMVATGFFTSQMGIKDLGYMGNTPNEWAGVPDDVLKQYGYAYEDREYADKK
- a CDS encoding Gfo/Idh/MocA family protein; this translates as MDRRNFLHSSSLMAASVAFSPLSIPLSPKKDKLGVALVGLGYYSTDLLAPALQQTKNCYLAGIVTGTPSKAEQWTKKYNIPAKNVYNYQNFDQIANNPDIDVVYVVLPPSMHREYVIRAAKAGKHVWVEKPMAMTERECQDMIDACRSNKRSLAVGYRLHHDPNTQEYVKMLRDGAIGKIQMVNCSAGYFDARTTHWKQKKELGGGVMYDMGVYVLQGARLATGEEPISVTAQQFTNRPDIYKNGLDETTMAQLVFPSGARAAVQTSFGMNMNNLHVVGNKGSLRIEPYSAYSGVKGVGPGGKVIDHPYEVPRQQAMQMDDDAAAIMASKPMLVPGEEGLRDIRIVEAIYKAAQSGKTVTL